In Fusobacterium sp. JB019, the sequence ATATATTATTTTAAAATAGTAAAAATAAATACGATATTATTTTGGAAAAATATATTAGGATTTTTTCCGGGATTAGTAATAATATCTATTTTAGGAATTTTAATTAATAGATATTTTAATTTGTATAATATATATAATTTTTTTATTTTAGGAATTATATACGTTATAGTTTTTATATTTTTGATGTGGAAATTTGGAATGAATTCATATGAAAAACAGTTGTTTAAAGGATTAATAAATAAAATATTAAAAATATATTAAAAGGAGAAAAGTTATGTTTATAAAAAAAGCTTTAATAGGTACTAAAAATTTTATTAAATATATAAAAAAAGGTGGAGTTGTAAATGTTGAAATAAATCAAATAAAATATAATGATATTTTAAAAAATAAAAAAGTTTTGATAACTGGAGGAAGTAGTGGAATAGGATTAGCTATTGCTAAAAAATTTATTTCAGAGGGAGCAATAGTAGTTATAACAGGAAGAAATATAGAAAGGTTAAAGAAAGCAGAGAAAGAAATAAACAACAAAAATCTTTCTATAATAGAATGGGATATAAGTGATATATCTATAATAGAAAAAAAATATAATGAAATTTTAAAAAAAATAGGAACTTTAGATATTTTAATAAATAATGCAGGGATAGATTCTTATAAAAATTTTGAGGATATAGATATTAGTATTTATAATAATGTAATTAGAACTAATTTAGATGGAGCTTATTTTTTATCTCAAATTTTTTCAAAAAATTTAATAAAAGATAAAATAAAAGGTAAAATAGTAAATTTATCTTCAATTAGAGGAATTTATGGAGCGTCAGAGCCTTATGGTATTTCAAAATGGGGAATTACAGGAATGACTATAGGATTAGGAAGAGACTTGGCAAAATATGGTATAAATGTGAATGCAATTGCTCCTGGAGTAACAGCAACACCAATAAATGGAATAAAAAAAGAGGATAATTTATATATTGAGAGATGTAAGAATAAAAGAGCAGGGTTACCAGAGGAAATAGCTGAATTGGCATTGTTTTTATGCAGCAATGCAGCTAACCATATTGTAGGACAAGTAATTGTTTGTGATGGTGGAGAATCTTTAATTTAGAAAGGATAAATATGAAAATAATAATAGGATTAATAATATTATGTACAGTAATTATGTTGATTTTAAATAAACTATATATGAGAACAAATTATTATAGAAATAGCATTTTACAAGTAGATAAATTTATCAAAGGGGTGCCAAAGGATTTAGAAATAGTAAATACAGGAAGTTCTTATGCTAGATTTGCATTAGATTACGATTATACAAAATTAAAAGGATTTAATTTTGGGTTACAACCACAGTCATTATCATATGATTTTAGGATTTTAAAACAATATAAAGATAATTTAAAAGAAGGATGTAAAGTATTAATAGTGTTACCTGATTTTGTATTTAGTTTTTTAGATTATAAGACGGAAATTCATAATATAAAGTATTATTATTTTTTAAAAGAAAATTATATTTTAAATTTTTCAAAATTAAAAAGAAGTATTTATACTAATTTGCCATTATTAAGTAGTTTAAATCCTAAAATAATTATTTTAAAAACTTTAAAAATTTTTAAAGATAGTAAGAAAAATAAAGAATTTGATTTTGAGGAAAATAAATTAAAAAAAGAAAAAGTAAAGCTAGCAGCAAAAAATAGAGTTTGTGGATGGAAAAAGGAATTTAATTTACCACAAAATTTAAATGAGGAAATATCAGAAGAATTAGTTTTAACGTTTAATAAAACAACAAAACTATTACAAGAGATAATTGAGTATTGTTTAGGAAATAATTGGAAACCTATTTTAGTAGTTCCTCCTTGTTCTTCAGAATTAAATGAGTTATTACCTAAAAATTTAATTAAGAAAGTTTTATATGATAATATAGAAAAAGCTAATAAAAGAAATATTCCACTTTTAAGTTATTTATATGATGAAAAATTTCAAGATTCAAGCTTATATATTGATTCAGATAGATTAAATAAAAAAGGTAGAGAAAAATTTACGAAAAAAGTAATTGAAGATATGGAAGAGAAAGGAATATAAAATGATTTTAAAAATAAATAGAGTAATTAGTCGTTTAAGAAGAATGTTAAATTTAAATTTTGTAAATTGTATATTTTTAAATTATTTTTGTAATAGGATAAAAGTAAAAAAAGGGAAAATAATTTCGTTTAAAAAGAGTATTTTTATTTTACATAAAAAATCAAAAATTATTTTAAATGGAAATTTAATTACTAATGGTAACTGTATAAAAAATAATGGAAGAAGTACTATAGTAAGATTAGATGAAAATTCTAAATTAAAAGTAAATGGAAATTTTAATATTTATTATGGGGGAGATATTATAATTTTTAAAGATGGAAATTTAGAATTAGGAAGTGGTTTTTTTAATTCCAATATAAAAATAAGATGTAAAAATAATATAAAAATAGGGAATAATGTTGCAATTTCTCATGATGTAACAATAATGGACTCTGATTTTCATAGGATAACTTATGAAGATGGCAGCAAAAATATTCAAAGTGCTTCTATAGAGATTGGAGATAATGTATGGATAGGAAGTAAAGTCTTGATTTTAAAAGGTGTTGAAATAGGAAATGGTGCAATAATAGCATCAGGTTCTGTTGTAACAAAAAGTGTTCCTGAAAATACTATTGTTGGAGGAAATCCTGCTAAAATTATAAAAGAAATAAAAGGATGGAAATAATGATTATAGAAATTCTAGATAAGAAAGATTGTTGTGGGTGTAACGCCTGTAAAAATATATGTCCTGTTAATTGCATTGGGATGAAATATGATACAGAAGGTTTTTTATTTCCAATTGTAGATAATTCTAAATGTATCAATTGTAATGCTTGTATAGAAGTTTGTCCTTCAATAAAGCAACCAATACTTAATAATTTATTAAAAAATCCAGAAATAATAGCAGCTTATAGTAAAGATAATAAAAATAGAATTAATAGTACTTCTGGTGGAATGTTTACAGAGATAGCTAAACAAGTATTAAAAGAAAAAGGAGTAGTTTTTGGCGCTAAATATAATAAAAATTTTAAAGTTGAACATTCTTTTATTGAAAATATAAAAAATTTAGAAGAATTAAGACAATCAAAATATGTTCAAAGTAATATGGGGGATATTTATAAAAAAGTAAAAGAATTTTTAGAATCAAAAAGAAAAGTATTATTTGCAGGAACTCCTTGTCATATAGCAGCATT encodes:
- a CDS encoding SDR family oxidoreductase codes for the protein MFIKKALIGTKNFIKYIKKGGVVNVEINQIKYNDILKNKKVLITGGSSGIGLAIAKKFISEGAIVVITGRNIERLKKAEKEINNKNLSIIEWDISDISIIEKKYNEILKKIGTLDILINNAGIDSYKNFEDIDISIYNNVIRTNLDGAYFLSQIFSKNLIKDKIKGKIVNLSSIRGIYGASEPYGISKWGITGMTIGLGRDLAKYGINVNAIAPGVTATPINGIKKEDNLYIERCKNKRAGLPEEIAELALFLCSNAANHIVGQVIVCDGGESLI
- a CDS encoding acyltransferase; amino-acid sequence: MILKINRVISRLRRMLNLNFVNCIFLNYFCNRIKVKKGKIISFKKSIFILHKKSKIILNGNLITNGNCIKNNGRSTIVRLDENSKLKVNGNFNIYYGGDIIIFKDGNLELGSGFFNSNIKIRCKNNIKIGNNVAISHDVTIMDSDFHRITYEDGSKNIQSASIEIGDNVWIGSKVLILKGVEIGNGAIIASGSVVTKSVPENTIVGGNPAKIIKEIKGWK